The Pelagovum sp. HNIBRBA483 sequence ACGGAGCTTTTGCCATGCGGCTCGGCGAAGGCGCGGACGAGATTTCAGCGGTACGATTCGCCAACGCGGTATCGGCCATCAAATGTACACGGCGCGGCGGGCGCAGCGGCACACCGACACGCGCCGAAACCGACGCATTCATCAAGGAGACAGGGCCATTCAACTGACATCAGGAAAGCTATGGGGCCTGCGCAGAATGGCTGATGCGCGGGGAATTTTCAAAATGACGGCAGTGGATCAGCGCCCGCCGATCAAGGGGCCGATTGCCAAGCACCTTGGCGTGGAGCAGGCACCTTGGGATCAGGTGGCGCGGTTCAAACGGCTGTTGGTAGAGACGTTGCAGGACCAATCCACGGCGATGCTCTTGGACCCGCATTACGCGATCCCGCACGGGATCGATGCGCTCTCCCCCACCAAGGGGCTGATCGTGACGTTGGAGGATTCGCTGTTTGAAGAGCAGGACGGCGGGCGACTTTCGGCAAATATCGACGATTGGTCGGTGGAAAAGATCAAGCGGATGGGCGGCGACGCGGTGAAGGTGCTGGCGTGGTATCGCCCTGATGCCGATGCCAGTGTCTGCCAAGCGCAGCAGGATTATGTGAAGCGGATTGGCGAGGCTTGTGCAAAGTTCGACATCCCTTTCCTGTTTGAATTGCTGGTCTATCCGCTGGCGAAGGACGCGCATCAAACCAAAGATTACATCGAGATGCAGGGCAAAAAGGCGGATGACGTGCTTGGCTCTGTAGAAGAATTTGCGAAGCCCGATTACGGGGTGGATGTGTTCAAGCTCGAAAGCCCCGTGAATGCGGCGGATGCGGATGGTTCAGCGGCGGTGCAGGCAGTGTTTGACGAAATGGGCCGTTTGGCGGGCAGACCGTGGGTGATGCTCTCCGCAGGGGCAGGCAAGCCGGAATTCAAAGCGGTGCTGGAGCATGCTTTTGCGGCGGGTGCTTCGGGCTTTTTGGCGGGGCGCGCGATCTGGCTGGATGCGTTCAACCATTACCCCGATTGGGACGCGATCGAACGTGACCTGCGGGATGGGGCGAGCAGCTACATGCAGGAGATCTCTGACCTTGCGGACCAGCAAGCGGCAGCGTGGCAAAGCCATGCCTGTTATGGCGCGGGTGGTGCGCGGTTCTTGCCGGATGATGCAAGCTTCCGGCATCAGTATTCGGGGTTTTAGCCATGAAAATCGGCATTCTTCCTTTGGGACGCCCGACCTTTGACGTCCCCTTTGCGGAGGAGAACCTTGCCGCAATGCTCGCCGCACTGGATGGCAGCGGGCATGAGATCATCGGCCCGCGGGGGCTGTTGTTTGACGGCACGGCGACGCGGGCGGCGATTGCAGAGCTGAAGGCCGCGGAGATTGACTTCCTGTTGCTCCTGCAAGTGACCTTTACCGATGCCTCAATGACAGTTGAGGCGGCGGCGGCGCTCGATATGGATATGGGGATTTGGGCAATACCAGAGCCGCGTATCGGCGGCAGGTTGCGGTTGAACTCCTTCTGCGGGCTTAATCTGGCAAGCCATGCGCTAGGGCTGAACGGGCGGCGGTTTTCGTGGCTCTATGCCGACCCGAAGAGCGATATTGCCGCTGACTTGTCGGCGCTGCTGGCTGGTGAGCGGGAAGCGGGCCGGTTGGAAGGCAAAGCAGCTGGTGACGGTTCCGCGGAGGCGGCGGCGCTGGTCGCGCGGATTTCGGGGCGGCGGATCGCGCGGCTGGGGGCGCATCCGGACGGGTTTGATACCTGCGCGTATGATGCGGAGAATCTGAAGGCGCTGGCAGGCGTGGAGGTGGATGCGCTGGAATTGGAGGCGCTCTTTGACGAAGGGCGCGCGGCGAATGCGGCTGATGTTGCAGTTCTGCGCGAAACCGTTGCCGCGCAGGGACTGGAAGAGGTTGACCAAACCGAGCTGGACCGCTCGCTGCGGCTGAAGCTGGCGTTGGATGCGATCCGTGCGCGGGGGGCTTATGATGCCTTCGCAATCCGGTGCTGGCCCGAAACCTTTACCGAATATGGCGGCGCGGTGTGTGGGCCTGTCTCCTTGATGGGAGAAGCGCGGGTGCCTTGCGCCTGTGAGGCGGATGTCTATGGCGCGCTGACGCAGATGATCTTGCAGGAAGCCTGCGGAAGTGCAGTTTTCCTTACCGATCTGGTGGATATGGACAGCGCGGATAACACGGGCGTGGTGTGGCATTGCGGGCAAGCGCCGCTTTCCATGCTGGCGGAAGGG is a genomic window containing:
- a CDS encoding tagatose 1,6-diphosphate aldolase — translated: MADARGIFKMTAVDQRPPIKGPIAKHLGVEQAPWDQVARFKRLLVETLQDQSTAMLLDPHYAIPHGIDALSPTKGLIVTLEDSLFEEQDGGRLSANIDDWSVEKIKRMGGDAVKVLAWYRPDADASVCQAQQDYVKRIGEACAKFDIPFLFELLVYPLAKDAHQTKDYIEMQGKKADDVLGSVEEFAKPDYGVDVFKLESPVNAADADGSAAVQAVFDEMGRLAGRPWVMLSAGAGKPEFKAVLEHAFAAGASGFLAGRAIWLDAFNHYPDWDAIERDLRDGASSYMQEISDLADQQAAAWQSHACYGAGGARFLPDDASFRHQYSGF
- a CDS encoding L-fucose/L-arabinose isomerase family protein; translation: MKIGILPLGRPTFDVPFAEENLAAMLAALDGSGHEIIGPRGLLFDGTATRAAIAELKAAEIDFLLLLQVTFTDASMTVEAAAALDMDMGIWAIPEPRIGGRLRLNSFCGLNLASHALGLNGRRFSWLYADPKSDIAADLSALLAGEREAGRLEGKAAGDGSAEAAALVARISGRRIARLGAHPDGFDTCAYDAENLKALAGVEVDALELEALFDEGRAANAADVAVLRETVAAQGLEEVDQTELDRSLRLKLALDAIRARGAYDAFAIRCWPETFTEYGGAVCGPVSLMGEARVPCACEADVYGALTQMILQEACGSAVFLTDLVDMDSADNTGVVWHCGQAPLSMLAEGDAAEATIHTNRKMPLLFEFPLKPGRVTFMRISQAFGTPKMVLSGGEMLDRPKSFTGTSGVVRFDRAASAVLDDLIDSGLEHHMALAYGEHRPTLCAVAAEMGLPVLEL